From the genome of Takifugu rubripes chromosome 10, fTakRub1.2, whole genome shotgun sequence:
ATGACCTTCtgaacaataaataaaacaaactctCTTACTGCATAGCTCAGTGAAAGCATTactttagaaaataaataagttAAATGCACAGCTGACCTACAGAACTGCATCAGTGTGTGTCCTCTAGCCCTTTTCACAGTCGGCTCatgagcaaaaaacaaaaaaaagaatgtgGGAAGAGGTGAAACGGCACAATCAGGTCATGTTTCAGTGTCTGAAGTTAACTTTTGAGCCGTCAGTTTCATGCAGATgttcaaaatatttttaaattctccatataataaatacaatgaagtaaaaaatgaatcccaaatgaaTTTTCCCTGTCAGTGAGGGAACGTTTTTAGGCTACGCGTGGATTTCTTCTCCACATGTTTGAGGCTCAGATCACTGACTGGAGCCTCTCTTCACCGACAGGAAACACTGCTGAAGTTAAATCCAGACACTAGTTCATGGTGATGTGACGAACAACAGCGGTCGGGAAGGTCAGCCATCACACCCACGACGGTCAGAACCAATAAAGTGCAGGGAATGTTGCAGAGTATAAATAAAGCTCTCAAACGTCCTTCAGCCAGCAGATGACACCATCACAGCATGAGAAAGATGCCTCGTGCAGCATGTTGCATCTTCTCAGACACACGGGGAGCAGAGGAACGAAGGCGGTGACGCGACGCGAGTGTTTGATGGAGAATGTTTAAAAAGGAGAACGCACTGGAAGCAAGAAGAATCTGACAGCGCTGTGTAACGGGCTCGGACTGCTGGATCTGTGCAGGCGCATCCTGGAGACTCACTCACGCTCGTGTTTAACCAGACCTGTTCTACTTAACGTGTTTGCTGCGAGTCCGATCGACAAACACTGTCGGGAACAAGCAGATAAACGTGATCCAAACAAATCAGTGAGCAATGTTGACAAAAATATGCGTGTGTCCTTGACTCACTTGGCTCTGCGCCTGCCCCCATTTGCAACCCTTTACTGTATTAACGATTAGTGTTATTAGGTCCAGAAAATGTCAGAATTGTAGCTAAAGCATATAAAGAATGCATATTATGGCTGAGGGCTCTGAATCAATTCACTGTTTTCTGTTTGACAACTCTTCTACACGGCGCTTCTGAATGATCCAACCGTGAAAATGACGTTAAAAAGAGCAGAGGAGCCTGAAGGTTGTTCCTCCagtgagggaggaggactgTTGCTTAGCTACAAACACCTGGACCTTTCAACTAGGTCACCTCACGCTGAGCTTCAGAAAGTAAAGGTCGACACTGTTGACTGTTCAGAGAAAAGTTCCTCGAATGAGGCGGTAACGACGGACTACCCGTTATGTGCCGTTTCTGCTTCACAGATTGTTTTGTCCCCGTTCAGCCGCCGTTTATCACACGTCAGAATGAAATAACAACCCCCCTCAAATAAgatcaaatgttttaaaagtgtGTGAAAATTCTGAATTCCATGACTGCAGCAGGTTCGATCGACGGACACTCTCAGATTCACCTGTGGCTGCGTGGATCCGAAGCTTCCAGTGCGTTTCGGAAACGAGCCCGACTGGAAATCACAAACAGAGCAGGTTGACTTGAGGACAGGAAACCAACCACAGTCCAGTCAGAAACCAACAGAATTGAACTCTCCCACCTCGCGGGCGTTTTTTTTTGGAGAAAGCCAATTCTGAAAACGTTCACCACTGAGGTCACGCCACCTAAACACCGCCAGTTTAATAACAGCAGCGGGTCTGTGATCCGGCCTCGTGGTCGGGACCTGGGCTAAATGCTGGTCTGTGGTTTAAACCCCTGCAGCTCCGGCAGAGTCTCCCACCAGGAAACACAGCTTCTCTCCAACAGTCAGTTCCCAGTTCTACAAAAAGGAAGCAGACCTCAGCTGCAGCGTCTAACGTGCTCCAGGACGTACTCTGGGAAGTGCAGGCTGCACACCTGCAGGCCGTCCAGTTTGCAAGGCATTCTGGGGTACTCGTCCTCTTTCCATTTGTTTTCgtcggggtcaaaggtgaggATGGAGTCACTGTAGTGTCCGTTGTAGCAAAGGCCACCCAGCACCATGATCTGCCTGTCGGACACAGCCACCCCGTGGCCGCTGCGCCCGATGGGCATGGAGGCGAGGATCGTCCACTCGTCCGTGTCTGGGTTGTACACTTCGGTGGACGGGCAGCCCTGCGACTCGAAGGAAGCACGGAGGATCACGCACACGCCTCCAAACACGTACAGCTTCCCGTTGTGAGCGATCATCTTGTGGAAGCAGCGGGCATAGTTCATTTTGGATTTGTTCTCCCAGCAGCTGGCGTGGGTGCCCGGTACCAAAGTCCCCCGACTGCTGCGCGtcctgtgtgtatctgtgctGCCCGAGCCCCCGCCGcaccccccgccccctgccTCTCGCCCGGGAtcgaacacacacacttgcttggAAGTGGAAGATGAGGTGATGCCGCCGGTGATGTACAGTTTCCCATCCAGGACGGTTCCCTCGTGGCCGTACTTGTTCACGGGGTACGGGTCCACGAACTCCCAGCGATCCTCTGTGATGTCGTAGCGTTCTGTAGAGTAGAAGGTCTCGTCCCGGGTGCGGCCCGCCACAGCATAAATAAACTTGCCGATAACGCCCACAGCGAACTCTGACCTAGAAAGACAATCACAATAAATTGTGAGCCTTGTCTTTGTAGACGAGGCCCCAGATCTCCACATGACAACAGTAAGGAGACATCAGGATATCTCCATTAACACAAGTCATCTATGTAGATTGTCTTTGGAGGCGTGTGAACATGCTGGAGTTTCCTCGTTTTGAGGAGTCTATGCAGTCAGTGAAGTTTACCGGTAATCGTATCAATGTTGATTTGTACGACAAAGCAAGGTGTCGATGTAAGACGGCTTCCTCTAACCTCGGCACGGACATGTCGGCCATTCGCAGCCATGAGTTTTGTCTGGGGTCGTATCGGTACACTTTGGAGGAGGCGTGGAACTCGCCGTCGGGCCCCAGCTCCTCCCCGCCCAACAGAAAGGCAAAGTTGTTGACGATGGCCAGGCAGTCGGGTCGCAGCGGCACCTGCGGACCCTCCAGCTCCCACCACACCTGAGGGATCAGAGCACAGGCGACAAACTCAAAACTGCTGAAAATATAGGAGCAAGAGATGACACCCGAGGGAGTTGAAGTCATGTGACAGTAGTGTCCTGGACATCTCTGTTCCTTCATAAACAGGCAGACACCTTTgggcgctgcagcagcaggatctTGCTGTTGACCATGCTGTGTCCTATCATCCCTCTGAAAACGGCCGTCTGCGGGCGAACCGAGCGGATACGATTGGAGCGCGACTCCACGAGAGGCTGCTGATTGACGTCATGGAAGTAGGCGAGCGTCTGATCCACCTCCTGCCGCAGCTGCCTGGAGTAACGGTAAAATTCTGATGTCTTCACCTGGACGTGAAGCGGAGGACAGGGGAAGTTACTCGGAGGAAAACTGCGACCTTCGGAGGACTTAAAACAGGAGTAAATCCCAACCTTCTCGAAGATATTAGCGGGGGTCATGAGGCAGAAACGGAGGGACTGCACGATGGTGTCGGTGTGCCTCCAGCGCCGTCGATCATGCCGTAACCACGTCTGGACAGCTTCGTAAAGCTCGATTTCTGGGAAGCGACTCAGAGCATCGCTGCTCAGGTACGCCTGGAAAAATCAGATGTACTGATTGTCCCAAAAAAGATACCAATATTTGCCATTTAACagtatttaaaaatagaaaatgacTTATTGACTGTGCGATTAATCCTGCAGAAATGTGCTGGGTGTCTGGCTAAAACTCAGCATACAAACAGAAACCTGCAGTCTCTCAAGGCCCAGGTAGGACAGGAAGTCAGGTCTGCTCATGAGGGGAACAAAGTTGTCGAGGAGGAAGTTGTCGAGCTGCTCCTGGACACCCTCCACACCCACGCTGAAGTCTTCCAGGAGGCGCATGACCTCAGCACAGTTCTCCAGACAGATCTTGGTCAGcaggaaggagcagcagaactCCACCGCCTCCTTCAGCTGGACATACATGGCCGCCTACGGGCACAGCAGGATGAAGGCACAGATAAGGGTTTATCTTTGAGTCCTGGCTGAAAACAAAGCACAGCAGGACTGCAGGTGGACACGCCGGGGTGTGCGGCGTTACCTGCAAAATCTCCTGGACGGTGGGCATGCTGAGCTCCAACGAGCCGTAGTACATGAACCTGAGGATGTGGCCGAACCCAGCAGCCGTCAGCCCCTTCATGTGGATCTTGTCCTGGTCCCTCTCCCTCATGTCTGCTGTGAACATGACCCGGAAGTAGTCGCTCTGGGTGGCCAGAAGCGCCTTGTGGGCCTGCCACAGGATGAACACACCTCAAAAACGGTGCAGCTCAGTACTGCTGACGGACAGgttgctgctcctctcctgcatcagtgagtcacacacacgtctgcaCATGTACCTGGAAGTGGTGTTCCTCTATCAACAGTGTGACGTCGAGCAGCAGACGCTCCTCGTAGAGAGCCCGGAAGCCGGACGACACACTTCCGTCATGCACCTGGGACAGGTAAACCTCCACGTCTGCCCCCGACATAacacacctggggggggggggggtatgagtTCAGcatgcaggagagagagagatcagaacTGATATCTCAGGACATGAATGAAGTCAGCTGACTAATATGTACATTAAATCAGACTCTCAgaggagaaagtgtgtgtgcgttctgCGGGAAACACAGTCTGAGGCTGGAAGGGCATTCGATAGGACGCCGGCGTGAAAAGCTCAGCACTTCAGCTGCTGCGTCCTAACAAGCCGCTGTCCTTTCAGAGTCAGACAAGAATGTTTCTGCACTGACAAAAACGGGGGAACTCACTGTAGCGTTGTAAGTCAGGTTGGtcagaaaacatggaaaaaatcattaaaacacacaactgcagATGCACAGTAACACTCCCACAGACATCATGAACAAATATTTAGAGAAACACAcgtcatttatttctttatagcACAAaggacaaagacacacaaattTACAGTGGTTTTAAGTACAAATGAAAACAAGCACACAAAcctacacctacacacacagcacactcACCTCTGATTGGCCACGGGCATGTCAGTAGGGGCTGTCCgagccaatcagaggacagTGCCCCTTGTGTCCGGCAGATGCTAACAATGCCCCTTTTCTGAGCGTCAATCACCTGGACGACAAAGCCAACACAACCAGCACATTAACAGCATGAAAGCCTgcaaacatctgtgtgaaatCTCTGAACTGTAGCCAAAGATGTTGGGACGTTCAGGTGTCCTACATGTAAAGGCTAAACAGGTCCAGCAGATCAAACCCTCATAATTACAGACCTTTTCCCTATTTTACACAAAACGAGCCTCTTCTGAAAGATAATAATTATCTGTAGTCACTTGTAAATCCTATGGGTTCGAAAACAGAGTTGAAAGGAATAAATGCACTGGTTATTAGCTTTACAGAGTTTACAGATACATGTTACAGTTGAGGTGCGCTCACACACATTTCCATTCATCCAGTAGTTTAGATATAAAGTAAAAAACCTGGTTTTGCTCTCGTTTGGGTACGATCATGACAACTTTCCCCCTCTTTAACCAGGTAGCTTGTAATCACTGCATTAAATGTGAGCATTAAATTAACTGAAACATTTGTGATCGCCTGTTAAAATAGACTTAGGGACACTGTGGGGCCCTCAAACTTAAATGTGTCATGATTACTGACTAAAAGAGACACAAGTAAaatgggaggggaggaaaaagaggtttGATCACTGCAGCTTCGGGATAGTGATAAATATAGGCTTTCAACGTTATGTGTATAGGGATGACAATAAATTACCTTTTGGAGCCTGGGTGAACAATCACAGGCTTTGGCAGCTGAGCACTAAGGGGCCGCTCgcatttcctgtgtttgtgtttccccGGCTCTATCAGACAAGACAAAAGAAGAGTCATGACGTGGAGAAGCACAAAGCATGACACGCTGACAGATGTTCCGTGAAGCCATGCAGGATTATATACATATAGTATCAAACATTCATTTCGTCCACTCAAAGAGGAGAGCTTAACATGATAAAAGATGTATGTTGTGCTTCGTTTCGTCCGTTTTCAGTGTCCTGTTGGGTCACCCAGACTGGATGAAGAGCGGCTGGTCCCTCAGGTCCAGCCAACAAACTTCAACAGGCTCAGACTAATGTGTGCCACAGTAAACAGGATTGACcaggactaaccctaaccttcgaTTGGGTTTGGAAAACGACGATAGGGATCTGAGGTTGGGATGGACGGGGATGCTGAGGGAAACGCTAACGTTGAAGGGAAGTTAAACGTTCAAACTACTGAGGTTTCAACTACAACGACACCGACACTGTTACGGTTACCGAGGATTGAGTGGTGTATTAGGTTCTTTTCTTCAAAGTACTTAAATACACTTGTGCCAGTAGTGCACATGCATCGATCACGTCCCAAAACAAAGACTGAACTCACTAATAGCAGCGCTCACACGACTGACGATCGGGGGCAGTTAGCTAATAATTTAGCTCCTGTGACTTTGTAGCCGATTAAACGGATGCGAAGAAGGACAGTGTTTGCTCTACGGGTCGTTCTCGCTAAGGCAAATGAACTGTCACGATTCCAATCAAAGCTGAGTGGAGCTCGGGGGTCTGTTTCTTATCGACCAGCTTTAGCCTAGCAGCTAAAATTCCAGCCGCCTCACCTCGGCGGTGCGAATCCCCACAGCCCCTCTTCGACCAGGACGCTCTGGCTCCTTCGGACATGAAGTTACGGGTTCGATGCAAAAAATTAAGAATGCAGAGGGCAGCCGTGCAC
Proteins encoded in this window:
- the klhl15 gene encoding kelch-like protein 15 isoform X1, which encodes MRTWQCTAALCILNFLHRTRNFMSEGARASWSKRGCGDSHRREPGKHKHRKCERPLSAQLPKPVIVHPGSKRCVMSGADVEVYLSQVHDGSVSSGFRALYEERLLLDVTLLIEEHHFQAHKALLATQSDYFRVMFTADMRERDQDKIHMKGLTAAGFGHILRFMYYGSLELSMPTVQEILQAAMYVQLKEAVEFCCSFLLTKICLENCAEVMRLLEDFSVGVEGVQEQLDNFLLDNFVPLMSRPDFLSYLGLERLQAYLSSDALSRFPEIELYEAVQTWLRHDRRRWRHTDTIVQSLRFCLMTPANIFEKVKTSEFYRYSRQLRQEVDQTLAYFHDVNQQPLVESRSNRIRSVRPQTAVFRGMIGHSMVNSKILLLQRPKVWWELEGPQVPLRPDCLAIVNNFAFLLGGEELGPDGEFHASSKVYRYDPRQNSWLRMADMSVPRSEFAVGVIGKFIYAVAGRTRDETFYSTERYDITEDRWEFVDPYPVNKYGHEGTVLDGKLYITGGITSSSTSKQVCVFDPGREAGGGGCGGGSGSTDTHRTRSSRGTLVPGTHASCWENKSKMNYARCFHKMIAHNGKLYVFGGVCVILRASFESQGCPSTEVYNPDTDEWTILASMPIGRSGHGVAVSDRQIMVLGGLCYNGHYSDSILTFDPDENKWKEDEYPRMPCKLDGLQVCSLHFPEYVLEHVRRCS
- the klhl15 gene encoding kelch-like protein 15 isoform X2 yields the protein MPVANQRCVMSGADVEVYLSQVHDGSVSSGFRALYEERLLLDVTLLIEEHHFQAHKALLATQSDYFRVMFTADMRERDQDKIHMKGLTAAGFGHILRFMYYGSLELSMPTVQEILQAAMYVQLKEAVEFCCSFLLTKICLENCAEVMRLLEDFSVGVEGVQEQLDNFLLDNFVPLMSRPDFLSYLGLERLQAYLSSDALSRFPEIELYEAVQTWLRHDRRRWRHTDTIVQSLRFCLMTPANIFEKVKTSEFYRYSRQLRQEVDQTLAYFHDVNQQPLVESRSNRIRSVRPQTAVFRGMIGHSMVNSKILLLQRPKVWWELEGPQVPLRPDCLAIVNNFAFLLGGEELGPDGEFHASSKVYRYDPRQNSWLRMADMSVPRSEFAVGVIGKFIYAVAGRTRDETFYSTERYDITEDRWEFVDPYPVNKYGHEGTVLDGKLYITGGITSSSTSKQVCVFDPGREAGGGGCGGGSGSTDTHRTRSSRGTLVPGTHASCWENKSKMNYARCFHKMIAHNGKLYVFGGVCVILRASFESQGCPSTEVYNPDTDEWTILASMPIGRSGHGVAVSDRQIMVLGGLCYNGHYSDSILTFDPDENKWKEDEYPRMPCKLDGLQVCSLHFPEYVLEHVRRCS